AAACTGAGTGAGGCGGATGTTTTATGTGTTGTGGGACTGGATTTAGAGATTGGTTGGATCCCTTATCTCCAACAACAATCTCGGAACATGAAAATCCAAAAAGGCCAACCAGGGTATTGTGACACTTCCTTTGGAGTGAAAATCCTTGGGGAACCAACTGTGATGATGGATCGTTCCATGGGAGACATGCACATTTATGGGAACCCTCATTATTGGAATGACCCGATTAATGCCATCCAAATGGCACAAAACATCAAAAATGCCCTCACAAGAGTGGACCCACTCAATGGAGAATACTATGAAAATAATTTTAATGCCTTTAAAAAACGTTTAATCCAACTGACAAAAGAAGAGATGAAGAAAATGGAACCCTATTTTGGCTTAAAAGTAGCCGTGTTCCATGATCAATTTGTTTATTTGGCATCTCGGTTTAAATTTAATGCAAATCTTACCATCGAAGAACGTCCTGGAGTTCCACCTTCTGTTCGTTATATGGACCAGGTCATTGGTTATATGATCGCAGAAAAGATAAAAATTATCTTGATAGGTCCCTATCATAATCCAAAGTATGCTGAGTACGTATCGTCCAAGGTGCCAGGATCGGTAGTAGTCACTCTCCCAGTTTCTGTTGGTGCACTAGACACCACTAGTTATGAAGAGACATTACGTTTGAGTTTACAAAAGATACGCGATGCAATCGACAAAACTAAATAGTCTAGAAGCTCACACTACCTTTATCCATGCAGACCACTTGTCCGTTGGGTATAGAAAAGAGTTTCCTGTTGTCTCAGATATCCACCTACACATTGAATCTGGCAAAACTTACGCCCTAGTAGGTGGAAATGGAGCTGGAAAAACAACCTTGTTTAGAACACTCACGGACTTACTCCCACCACTTGCGGGTACCATCAGTTTTTCAAAATCAATTACCACTTCCTATGT
This sequence is a window from Leptospira ellinghausenii. Protein-coding genes within it:
- a CDS encoding metal ABC transporter substrate-binding protein; its protein translation is MPQFDSAFYHHQNSKNKPIFHFLILSIILFLSSPVLGKVSLVASISDIKYIAEQVAGDRADVYGMIRGVDDPHFVMTRPDFLVKLSEADVLCVVGLDLEIGWIPYLQQQSRNMKIQKGQPGYCDTSFGVKILGEPTVMMDRSMGDMHIYGNPHYWNDPINAIQMAQNIKNALTRVDPLNGEYYENNFNAFKKRLIQLTKEEMKKMEPYFGLKVAVFHDQFVYLASRFKFNANLTIEERPGVPPSVRYMDQVIGYMIAEKIKIILIGPYHNPKYAEYVSSKVPGSVVVTLPVSVGALDTTSYEETLRLSLQKIRDAIDKTK